The Panicum hallii strain FIL2 chromosome 9, PHallii_v3.1, whole genome shotgun sequence genome has a window encoding:
- the LOC112875935 gene encoding thaumatin-like protein 1b, producing MAPRSWLLALAAALALLNRGARSATFTITNGCGYTVWPGLLSSAGSAPLPTTGFALAQGESRAVAAPAGWSGRLWGRTLCAADAATGRFACATGDCGSGDVQCNGGGAATPATLAEFTLYGSGGLDFFDVSLVDGYNLPMVITPTVSSSSSGAGSGKCAATGCAAELNAACPADLRVDTAADGPVACRSACDAFGDAQYCCRGAYGSPAACRPSAYSQFFKAACPRAYSYAYDDATSTFTCAAGTTDYTVTFCPGVPTSVKSTGQNPQAAGLPQQANNGTTMVFFGSNAQPSSAATAAAATNLLVAVAVTTAVALSSLLL from the exons atgGCGCCGCGTTCCTGGCTCctggcgctcgccgccgcgctcgcccTACTCAACCGAGGCGCGCGGTCGGCGACGTTCACCATCACCAACGGCTGTGGGTACACGGTGTGGCCGGGGCTGCTCTCCAGCGCGGGCTCGGCCCCGCTGCCCACCACCGGGTTCGCGCTTGCGCAGGGGGAGTCCCGCGCCGTGGCGGCGCCCGCGGGGTGGTCGGGCCGCCTCTGGGGCCGCACGCTctgcgccgccgacgccgccacgGGGCGCTTCGCCTGCGCCACGGGGGACTGCGGCTCCGGGGATGTCCAgtgcaacggcggcggcgccgccacaCCCGCCACGCTGGCCGAGTTCACGCTCTACGGCAGCGGCGGCCTCGACTTCTTCGACGTCAGCCTCGTGGACGGCTATAACCTGCCCATGGTCATCACGCCCActgtctcctcctcctcctccggcgccggCTCCGGCAAGTGCGCGGCCACGGGGTGCGCCGCGGAGCTGAACGCCGCGTGCCCGGCGGACCTGCGGGTGGACACCGCGGCGGACGGGCCGGTGGCGTGCCGGAGCGCCTGCGACGCCTTCGGGGACGCGCAGTACTGCTGCAGGGGCGCCTACGGGAGCCCCGCCGCGTGCCGGCCCTCGGCATACTCCCAGTTCTTCAAGgccgcctgcccgcgcgcctATAGCTACGCCTACGACGACGCCACCTCCACATTCACATGCGCCGCCGGCACCACCGACTACACCGTCACCTTCTGCCCCGGCGTGCCCACCAG CGTGAAGTCGACCGGGCAGAACCCGCAGGCCGCCGGGCTGCCGCAGCAGGCGAACAACGGAACAACCATGGTCTTCTTCGGCAGCAACGCGCAGCccagcagcgccgccaccgccgctgctGCCACGAACCTTCTCGTCGCCGTCGCTGTCACCACGGCCGTCGCCCTCTCGTCTCTCCTCCTCTGA